The following are encoded in a window of Gasterosteus aculeatus chromosome 5, fGasAcu3.hap1.1, whole genome shotgun sequence genomic DNA:
- the c5h10orf88 gene encoding ATPase PAAT — protein sequence MVDIAVKSGAAWTCPTQGHRLAQVLLPVHAGDQEDGGEEPGRPDGDDADWGGPVLLQQTEGGSPCVLTLRCPPGSPTAISRLLVVSEARTMEAYDQMGEYCATIRGERDDSVQTDSSDRGPFYKKQLILEPPSSACDVKLLSLGGRSSVLVCRVIVGLQRSRPCAARGAGIDMQQVQCLVEEMGASLSPGAQNLMDMVHLQQKNQSSSLGGFLPLLMGGGVFSALAQGANASPGAVGNQPRPADARPPLGSTRPSDEAPLAQIGATSDASTSSTSPGQLLPGGNTNKTACADTGGPASHAQLAEMMSRLMQGRGPGPELLPVLQSLCGQVTQLRMDDATALAEREETMRSGSWQLDSAMERRLEEMEKRLKEHVDRRLDALEQKLEKALLAARGPGDMSGSAGGAASTGPPEQNPPTTAAR from the exons ATGGTGGACATCGCAGTGAAGAGCGGCGCCGCTTGGACCTGTCCCACCCAGGGACATCGGCTGGCTCaggtgctgcttcctgttcaCGCCGGAGACCaagaggacggaggggaggagCCCGGCCGGCCGGACGGAGACGACGCAGACTG GGGCGGCccggtgctgctgcagcagacggAGGGAGGCTCTCCCTGCGTTCTGACCCTCCGCTGCCCCCCCGGCTCCCCCACCGCCATCAGCCGCCTGCTGGTCGTCAGCGAGGCCAGAACCATGGAGGCGTACGACCAGATGGGAGAATACTGCGCTACGATACGCGGGGAGAGAGACGACAGCGTCCAGACCGACAG TTCAGACAGAGGGCCTTTCTACAAGAAACAGCTGATCCTGGAGCCCCCGTCCTCTGCCTGTGACGTGAAG CTGCTCTCCCTGGGCGGTcgaagcagtgttttggtgtgtcGGGTCATCGTGGGCCTCCAGAGGTCGCGGCCCTGCGCGGCGCGCGGCGCCGGCATCGACATGCAGCAGGTGCAGTGTCTGGTCGAGGAGATGGGGGCGAGCCTCTCGCCGGGAGCGCAGAACCTCATGGACATGGTGCACCTCCAGCAGAAG AACCAGAGCAGCTCCCTGGGGGGCTTCCTGCCTCTCCTGATGGGAGGTGGAGTGTTCTCCGCCCTGGCTCAAGGAGCCAACGCCTCTCCAGGAGCCGTCGGCAACCAGCCCCGGCCGGCAGACGCCAGG CCTCCGCTTGGCTCCACCAGGCCTTCAGATGAAGCTCCTCTGGCTCAGATCGGAGCGACGTCAgacgcctccacctcctccacctccccaggcCAGCTGCTTCCTGGTGGCAACACTAACAAGACAG CCTGCGCTGACACTGGAGGTCCAGCGAGCCACGCCCAGCTGGCGGAGATGATGTCCCGCCTCATGCAGGGGCGGGGCCCCGGCCCCGAGCTGCTGCCCGTGCTCCAGAGCCTCTGTGGTCAGGTGACCCAGCTGAGGATGGACGACGCCACTGCGCTGGCCGAGCGGGAGGAGACGATGAGAAGCGGCTCGTG GCAGCTGGACTCGGCCATGGAGCGCCgcctggaggagatggagaagaggcTGAAGGAGCACGTGGACCGGCGCCTGGACGCTCTGGAGCAGAAGCTGGAGAAGGCTCTGCTCGCCGCCCGGGGGCCGGGAGACATGAGCGGCTCAGCAGGGGGCGCCGCATCCACGGGGCCCCCCGAGcagaacccccccaccacagccGCGCGCTGA